The following are encoded together in the Anopheles nili chromosome 3, idAnoNiliSN_F5_01, whole genome shotgun sequence genome:
- the LOC128722609 gene encoding atrial natriuretic peptide receptor 1, whose protein sequence is MAPARFVIIVGALSVLVWSPGIRAHPRSVTGRPSVEDTEIGQLLSGLGETPRDGDDYGSFETEDDPVGNGSVSIEERSVHKRSLSNLEIPPLKCDKNCTVYHVGVLMASHLDSPFDLERCGPAIDLALDLVNQSLMKIHNVQLSKVQRSYASCSGSRSPGLAADLHFKKNVIAFIGPACAFALEPVAQLADYWNTPIITGMGDQPPSEGELSVTSGILGRLSNRWKNDSSGMFKDKSRYQTLTRMSYCQCRLKLVFSSIFRQFGWRHIALIIDRSDLFSLTVGKNLEYGLKDEELLKFVRELDGNDEEDIDAYLKDASMYARVIILSVRGSLVRKFMLSALALGMTRGEFTFLDVEIFQSSYWGDHYWELGDEDDFKARKSYEALLRVSLLQPTSPTYQYFAEKVRSMAKHNYNYTFVEDEEVNFFIGAFFDGVYLLGMALNETLNEGGDIHDGTAITRKMWGRDFEGITGHVRIDDNGDRDADYSILDLDPITGRFEVVAHYYGITREYSPVKGKKIHWPGGREGPPPDVPKCGFLGTSPACQGNGDMIILYGLVGFGIISAFAAAVTYILCKQVKLNSELNNMSWRVRPDEVLLEVGKMFGSKMGLQKLNYENFSLQQFGLNSGRVSIASGNSQLPAQLFTTIGIYKGERVAIKKVAKKKVYITSTLLWEIKQARDVSHENTVRFVGACIDLPRPTILILTEYCPKGSLKDVLENEAIQLDWNFRMSLVHDVVKGMAYLHNSDVGVHGKLRSCNCLIDGRFVLKISDFGLRTLTTPSEYVRDQNYYNMLNFTELLWVAPELLPATVIPGTPATQKGDVYSFAIILEEIVVRGGPYETARQFLDPQAIVERVALHESPPFRPFVGQRDCPPDLLDLMEKCWSDSPDDRPTFSGIRSSVRQIMKGFCENLMDDLLRRMEQYANNLESLVEEKTEQLSMEKRRTEELLYQVLPRPVAQQLLAGEMVQPEQFECVTIYFSDIVGFTALCAQSRPMEVVDFLNDLYSTFDRIIGFYDVYKVETIGDAYMVVSGLPERNGHDHAREIGLMALAILDAVKSFTIKHKPDYQLKIRIGIHSGPVCAGVVGQKMPHYCLFGDTVNTASRLESTGHPLKIHVSEAAKQILDKFGTFRTELRGDVELKGKGIVTTYWLLECSEPDPRPPTPMKNYNENEVPFPILFPAIGK, encoded by the exons ATGGCCCCGGCGCGGTTCGTCATCATAGTCGGTGCGTTGTCGGTGCTGGTTTGGTCCCCGGGGATCCGTGCCCATCCACGATCGGTTACAGGGCGCCCCAGTGTCGAGGACACCGAAATTGGGCAACTTCTCAGCGGGCTTGGGGAGACCCCACGTGATGGAGATGACTACGGAAGCTTCGAAACGGAGGACGATCCGGTCGGTAATGGAAGCGTCTCCATCGAGGAACGATCGGTGCATAAGCGGAGCTTGAGTAACCTCGAAATTCCACCGCTCAAATGTGACAAGAACTGCACGGTGTATCATGTGGGCGTGCTGATGGCGTCCCATCTCG ACTCACCGTTCGATCTGGAACGCTGTGGACCGGCCATCGATCTGGCGCTGGATTTGGTGAACCAAAGTCTCATGAAGATACACAACGTGCAGCTGAGCAAGGTGCAGCGCAG CTACGCGTCCTGTTCCGGCTCCAGATCACCCGGACTTGCGGCTGACTTACACTTCAAGAAAAACGTGATCGCTTTCATCGGTCCAGCCTGCGCGTTTGCCCTCGAACCCGTGGCGCAACTTGCCGACTACTGGAACACTCCCATCATCACGGGCATGGGCGATCAG CCACCGTCGGAAGGTGAACTCTCGGTGACATCCGGCATTCTGGGCCGATTGAGCAACAGGTGGAAAAACGATAGCTCG GGCATGTTCAAGGATAAATCGCGCTACCAAACGCTGACCCGCATGTCGTACTGCCAGTGCCGGTTGAAGCTGGTGTTTTCGAGCATCTTCCGGCAGTTTGGGTGGCGGCACATCGCTCTCATCATCGACCGGTCGGATCTGTTCTCGTTGACGGTTGGCAAGAACCTGGAGTATGGTTTGAAGGACGAAGAGTTGCTGAAGTTCGTGCGCGAGCTGGACGGAAACGACGAGGAGGACATCGATGCCTATCTGAAGGATGCCAGCATGTACGCTCGAG TGATAATACTCTCCGTGCGAGGCTCCCTGGTGCGGAAATTCATGCTGTCAGCGCTGGCCCTCGGCATGACGCGCGGTGAGTTCACCTTTCTGGACGTGGAGATCTTCCAGAGCTCGTACTGGGGCGACCACTACTGGGAGCTGGGCGATGAGGACGACTTCAAGGCGCGCAAATCGTACGAGGCGCTGTTGCGCGTGTCACTTCTCCAACCGACCAGCCCAACGTATCAGTACTTTGCCGAAAAGGTGCGCTCCATGGCGAAGCATAACTACAACTACACGTTCGTCGAGGACGAGGAGGTGAACTTTTTCATCGGGGCGTTCTTCGACGGTGTCTACCTGCTCGGGATGGCGCTAAACGAAACGCTCAATGAGGGTGGTGACATTCACGATGGGACGGCCATTACGCGCAAGATGTGGGGCCGTGACTTCGAAG GCATTACCGGGCACGTGCGGATCGATGATAACGGCGATCGTGACGCCGACTACTCCATCCTCGACCTGGATCCAATTACCGGCCGGTTCGAGGTGGTAGCGCATTACTACGGCATCACGCG CGAGTACTCCCCCGTCAAGGGCAAGAAAATCCACTGGCCGGGTGGACGCGAGGGCCCTCCACCGGATGTGCCCAAATGTGGGTTCCTCGGCACGTCACCGGCTTGCCAGGGAAATGGCG ACATGATTATCCTTTATGGACTCGTCGGATTCGGCATAATCTCCGCCTTTGCCGCAGCGGTCACGTATATCCTGTGCAA ACAGGTGAAGCTTAACAGCGAACTGAACAACATGTCCTGGCGTGTCCGACCCGACGaggtgctgctggaggtggGCAAAATGTTTGGCAGCAAGATGGGCCTGCAGAAGCTCAACTACGAG AACTTTTCGCTTCAGCAGTTCGGTCTCAACTCGGGCCGGGTCTCGATCGCTTCCGGTAACTCGCAACTGCCCGCACAGCTCTTCACGACGATCGGCATCTATAAGGGTGAACGGGTTGCGATCAAAAAGGTCGCCAAAAAGAAGGTCTACATCACCTCCACGTTGCTGTGGGAGATCAAACAGGCGCGTGATGTCAGCCACGAGAACACGGTACGGTTTGTGGGCGCTTGTATCGATTTGCCGCGGCCAACCATTCTCATCCTCACCGAGTACTGCCCCAAGGGTAGCCTAAAGGACGTGCTCGAGAACGAGGCCATCCAGCTGGACTGGAATTTCCGCATGTCGCTCGTGCACGACGTAGTCAAGGGTATGGCGTACCTTCACAACAGCGACGTTGGAGTTCACGGCAAATTGCGCTCCTGCAACTGCCTCATCGATGGACGGTTCGTGTTGAAGATCTCCGATTTTGGCCTACGCACGTTAACCACACCGTCGGAGTACGTGCGCGATCAGAACTACTACAACA TGTTGAACTTTACAGAGCTGCTGTGGGTGGCACCGGAACTGCTGCCGGCCACCGTTATCCCTGGCACACCCGCAACGCAGAAAGGTGACGTGTACTCGTTCGCCATCATCCTGGAGGAGATCGTCGTTCGGGGTGGCCCTTATGAGACGGCTCGTCAGTTCCTTGACCCGCAGGCTATAGTGGAGCGTGTGGCACTACACGAGAGCCCACCCTTTCGGCCGTTCGTTGGTCAACGTGACTGTCCTCCGGACCTTCTCGATCTAATGGAGAAGTGCTGGTCTGACAGCCCAGATGATCGACCAACGTTCTCTGGTATCCGTAGCAGTGTGCGGCAGATCATGAA AGGTTTCTGCGAAAACTTGATGGATGATCTGTTGCGGCGTATGGAGCAGTATGCGAACAATCTCGAGAGCCTGGTGGAAGAGAAAACGGAACAACTCAGCATGGAGAAACGTCGCACGGAAGAGCTGCTGTATCAGGTGTTGCCTCGGCCCGTCGCCCAACAGCTGCTGGCCGGTGAGATGGTACAACCGGAGCAGTTCGAGTGCGTCACGATCTACTTCAGTGACATCGTCGGGTTTACGGCTTTGTGTGCCCAAAGCCGCCCGATGGAGGTGGTCGACTTTCTGAACGATCTGTACAGCACGTTCGATCGCATCATTGGATTCTACGACGTGTACAAGGTAGAGACGATCGGTGACGCGTACATGGTGGTGTCTGGGTTGCCGGAACGGAATGGGCATGATCACGCGCGGGAGATCGGCCTGATGGCACTTGCTATCCTGGATGCGGTGAAATCGTTCACCATCAAGCATAAGCCGGATTATCAGCTGAAAATTCGTATCGGCATCCACTCGGGGCCGGTGTGTGCCGGTGTCGTGGGACAGAAGATGCCACATTACTGCTTGTTTGGGGATACGGTCAACACCGCCTCGCGGTTAGAGTCCACTGGACACC caCTCAAAATACACGTTTCGGAAGCGGCCAAACAGATCCTGGATAAGTTTGGCACCTTCCGGACCGAACTGAGAGGAGACGTGGAGCTGAAAGGGAAAGGCATCGTGACGACCTACTGGTTGCTGGAGTGCTCCGAGCCTGACCCGAG ACCTCCGACGCCGATGAAAAACTACAACGAGAATGAGGTGCCGTTCCCGATCCTGTTTCCCGCGATCGGGAAGTAA
- the LOC128726461 gene encoding ribitol 5-phosphate transferase FKRP: MQTAARMRMKYGKLFIFFMICFNLIVFYYSWKYFLTSGHYLAETLTGGGAARGHPALPRRPGAAPESIPLVSYESSYRAGDPGGATFNRMRLKPALTEDPHGGGHDRVQHTNGFLRKSITFVFRDFYDFDNDLLQSIGSVTALIPGVSVFVIAPELPYPPLDIFNPPGGGSQPSGGAGTSTNQTASANRPRGTAPAWFAEGSNVRFFHLAYDVTKTLRDAFPVLHVATRYVLFMPDGVRLTGRGLLSRMLREIDTPSGDELLLQQHQHLLLKQNGHGARPGGRPFDVNRKPDRRIIAVPFGSNAKGTANCVQMQLDLPNWTLEYVTGNETDHCDMFKQKHAILVETELLKEMPDALSSPFPDVFYIQAKLAGVKKMLLNGAFQDGRKLFTSYHTKTKRRNQRKEQFKALYRRLQVKKVVRKNYLYDKAPNRGAGMGAPFGGAGAARRKYVKSYEHNNQTISLLTEITFYGCEKQTRSCIGQVHNGRPFYRYLGRNTPPCCMEKLKAVFRHVVDEFENVGIRYWLDNRALRDAIELKGLAPDAYEIDLSFNGDDVQRSMALRKAQARPYTDEAGFHWLKATDGHYFRVQFSKVNTIAINLLPFDLSSGEMVRPSGFYGWKARKFSVEFLHPMSTVLFLGKPIMCPNNVIEYLEVKNVK, encoded by the exons ATGCAAACGGCGGCCAGGATGCGCATGAAGTACGGGAAGCTGTTCATCTTCTTCATGATCTGCTTCAACCTGATCGTGTTTTACTACTCGTGGAAGTATTTTCTCACCAGCGGGCACTACCTGGCGGAAACGCTGACTGGCGGTGGTGCTGCTCGGGGACATCCCGCACTCCCACGCCGCCCCGGAGCAGCACCCGAATCGATCCCGCTCGTCAGCTACGAGAGTTCGTACCGTGCCGGTGACCCTGGAGGGGCAACTTTCAACCGGATGCGTCTTAAACCAGCCCTCACGGAGGATCCTCACGGGGGTGGACACGATCGGGTGCAGCACACGAACGGATTCCTGCGAAAAAGCATCACGTTCGTGTTTCGCGATTTCTATGACTTCGACAATGACCTGCTGCAGTCGATCGGCAGCGTAACGGCTCTTATCCCGGGCGTAAGCGTATTTGTGATCGCTCCCGAGCTACCCTATCCACCACTGGACATCTTCAACCCTCCTGGTGGAGGTTCACAACCCTCGGGTGGTGCGGGCACCTCCACCAACCAAACGGCGTCAGCGAACAGACCACGTGGAACGGCACCGGCGTGGTTCGCTGAAGGAAGCAACGTGCGCTTTTTTCACCTTGCGTACGACGTCACGAAGACGCTGAGGGATGCGTTTCCGGTGCTTCACGTGGCCACGCGATACGTGCTGTTTATGCCGGACGGTGTACGGTTGACCGGACGTGGGTTGTTATCGCGCATGCTGCGTGAAATCGACACACCGTCCGGTGATGAGTTGCTGCTCCAGCAACATCAGCACCTGCTGCTGAAGCAGAATGGCCATGGAGCTCGTCCCGGTGGTCGACCATTTGACGTGAACCGGAAGCCAGACCGACGCATCATTGCTGTGCCGTTTGGGTCGAACGCGAAAGGTACGGCCAATTGCGTCCAGATGCAGCTCGATTTGCCCAACTGGACGCTCGAGTACGTCACCGGCAACGAAACGGACCATTGTGACATG TTCAAACAGAAGCACGCCATCCTGGTCGAGACGGAACTGCTGAAGGAGATGCCCGACGCCCTGTCATCACCCTTCCCGGACGTGTTCTACATCCAGGCCAAACTGGCCGGCGTCAAG AAAATGCTCCTGAATGGTGCGTTCCAGGACGGCCGAAAGCTCTTCACATCGTACCACACGAAAACGAAGCGCCGCAACCAGCGCAAGGAGCAATTTAAGGCGCTCTATCGGCGCCTGCAGGTGAAGAAAGTCGTGCGCAAGAACTACCTGTACGATAAGGCCCCAAACCGGGGTGCCGGCATGGGTGCACCATTCGGTGGCGCTGGAGCCGCCCGCCGGAAGTACGTGAAAAGCTACGAACACAACAACCAAACCATCTCGCTGCTGACGGAGATCACGTTCTACGGTTGCGAGAAGCAAACGCGCAGTTGCATCGGCCAAGTGCACAACGGAAGGCCCTTCTATCGGTATCTTGGCCGGAACACGCCACCTTGCTGCATGGAAAAGCTTAAAGCCGTCTTCCGGCACGTAGTGGATGAGTTCGAAAACGTTGGAATTCGATACTGGCTCGACAACCGTGCGCTTCGGGACGCGATCGAGCTGAAAGGACTCGCTCCGGACGCGTACGAGATCGATCTCAGCTTCAACGGGGACGATGTGCAACGATCGATGGCCCTAAGGAAAGCTCAAGCACGCCCGTACACCGACGAAGCCGGCTTCCACTGGTTGAAAGCGACCGATGGGCACTACTTTCGGGTGCAGTTTTCGAAGGTgaacacgatcgcgatcaaccTGCTGCCGTTCGATCTGTCGAGTGGCGAGATGGTACGCCCGAGCGGTTTCTACGGGTGGAAGGCACGCAAGTTTTCGGTCGAGTTTCTGCACCCGATGTCGACGGTGCTGTTCCTCGGCAAGCCCATCATGTGCCCGAACAATGTGATAGAGTATCTTGAGGTGAAGAACGTCAAGTAA
- the LOC128725713 gene encoding dynein intermediate chain 2, ciliary — MASPASLASYDSDGSENRISSMQKLGKGEPVDNDEFDTWMKSKQLLKPDDQLDLTEAELGEEIPKLLSTENRHLPRNLVVYDFREGAFLPVPPPENTITLLEFEGTSIHKDTDEAKEQISRKGTDELNVTLDKPKEPLAEEQEETKKPDTPETGDGDEGERDEDEAEGEGEGQEQEEEVQAPAEEEAPKKKLTNQFNFCERAALTIANPSRSVDTQTIPPPRSSFGASVLQWVIYDSYIEDYAQQQREKEREKEKKPGLQRRDEKSRKDEKAKQAEEFNKRYLQACQIIERMVNQNIYDEIAQDYRYWEDPSDEFREEEGTLLPLWKFSYERTKKMCVTDLCFNTLYYDLFAVCFGTLDFMKQNAEGAVCLFTIKNPSFPDYRIATESGAMCCDIHPKYPYLIAIGLYDGNVIVYNLQVGTKEGPVYISHGVNGKHAECVWEIKWGPDMQDGEINFFSVSADGKVFNWVLMQNKLAITTIITLFLEIDQISGPDGSALRLKGCGTCMVFHPHNPEIFLVGTEEGYIFKCSTAYSSKYLMTYHAHYLPVHRMDYNKFNSNIFASCSGDWRVKIWEDMRPEPLFIFDLGSSVGDVKWAPYSSTVFAAVTTEGKVFVFDLNVNKYKAICTQAIVSKRKNKLTRLAFNQKLPFIIVGDDKGTTITLKLSPNLRIKTKMGKKAGVVDPQLLESQKLDRLLSLVRELPEGETVKETVSTVASN; from the exons ATGGCATCGCCAGCCTCCTTGGCAAGCTACGACAGCGATGGCAGCGAA AACCGTATCTCCTCGATGCAAAAGCTCGGGAAGGGCGAACCGGTGGACAACGATGAGTTCGACACGTGGATGAAGTCGAAGCAGCTGCTAAAGCCGGACGACCAGCTCGACCTGACCGAGGCGGAGTTGGGCGAGGAAATCCCGAAGCTCCTGTCGACCGAGAACCGGCACCTGCCGCGCAATCTGGTCGTATATGACTTCCGGGAGGGCGCTTTTCTGCCGGTGCCACCGCCGGAGAACACGATCACGCTGCTCGAGTTCGAGGGCACCTCCATCCACAAGGACACGGACGAAGCGAAGGAGCAGATCTCGCGCAAGGGAACCGACG AGTTAAATGTCACCCTGGACAAACCGAAGGAACCCCTCGCCGAAGAGCAGGAGGAGACGAAAAAGCCCGACACCCCGGAGACTGGTGACGGCGACGAGGGTGAACGGGACGAAG ATGAAGCCGAAGGTGAAGGCGAAGGCCAGGAGCAGGAAGAGGAAGTGCAGGCTCCCGCGGAAGAGGAAGCACCGAAAAAGAAGCTCACGAATCAGTTCAACTTCTGTGAGCGTGCCGCGTTGACCATTGCGAATCCTTCCCGC TCGGTGGACACCCAAACGATACCACCCCCACGATCGTCGTTCGGTGCGAGCGTACTCCAGTGGGTCATCTACGATTCGTACATAGAGGATTACgcccagcagcagcgtgaGAAGGAGCGCGAAAAGGAGAAGAAGCCCGGGTTGCAGCGACGTGACGAGAAAAGCCGTAAGGACGAAAAGGCTAAGCAGGCGGAGGAGTTCAACAAGCGCTACCTGCAGGCGTGTCAGATCATCGAGCGGATGGTGAACCAGAACATCTACGACGAGATCGCGCAGGACTACCGCTACTGGGAGGACCCGTCGGATGAGTTCCGTGAAGAGGAGGGCACACTGTTGCCGCTGTGGAAGTTTTCGTACGAGCGCACGAAGAAGATGTGCGTGACGGATCTGTGCTTTAATACGCTCTACTACGACCTGTTCGCCGTGTGTTTCGGGACGC TGGATTTCATGAAGCAAAACGCTGAAGGAGCCGTGTGCCTGTTTACGATAAAAAATCCCTCCTTTCCGGACTACAGAA TTGCAACAGAAAGCGGAGCGATGTGCTGTGACATCCATCCGAAGTACCCGTACCTGATCGCTATAGGGCTGTACGATGGTAACGTGATCGTGTACAACCTGCAGGTCGGTACGAAGGAGGGTCCGGTGTACATTTCGCACGGTGTGAATGGCAAGCACGCGGAGTGCGTGTGGGAGATCAAGTGGGGTCCGGACATGCAGGATGGCGAGATCAACTTCTTCTCGGTGTCGGCCGATGGTAAGGTGTTCAACTGGGTGCTGATGCAGAACAAGCTCGCCATCACGACCATTATCACGTTGTTCCTTGAGATCGATCAGATCAGTGGGCCAGATGGTAGTGCGTTGAGATTGAAGGGTTGTGGCACCTGTATGGTGTTCCATCCACACAATCCGGAGATCTTCCTCGTTGGTACGGAGGAGGGCTACATCTTCAAGTGCAGCACCGCGTACAGCTCGAA GTATCTGATGACGTACCATGCGCACTATCTGCCTGTCCACCGGATGGACTACAACAAGTTCAACTCGAACATCTTCGCATCGTGCAGCGGCGATTGGCGTGTGAAGATCTGGGAGGACATGAGACC AGAACCACTGTTCATCTTCGACCTCGGTTCGTCGGTGGGTGACGTAAAGTGGGCCCCGTACTCGAGCACCGTCTTCGCGGCCGTCACCACCGAGGGCAAGGTGTTCGTGTTCGATCTGAACGTGAACAAGTACAAAGCCATCTGCACGCAGGCGATCGTCTCGAAGCGCAAGAACAAGCTCACCCGGTTGGCGTTCAACCAGAAGCTGCCGTTTATCATCGTCGGCGACGACAA GGGCACAACCATCACGTTGAAGCTTTCACCGAACCTGCGCATCAAGACGAAGATGGGCAAAAAGGCTGGCGTCGTCGATCCGCAGCTGCTGGAAAGCCAAAAGCTGGACCGGCTCCTATCGCTCGTCCGAGAGCTACCGGAAGGTGAGACGGTTAAGGAGACCGTTTCGACCGTCGCATCGAACTAA